In the genome of Candidatus Ornithobacterium hominis, the window TAGATCCAGACACAGCACGTGAATTTCATGACGAAACCTTGCCTGCTGAAAATGCAAAAGTGGCTCATTTCTGTTCGATGTGTGGCCCACATTTCTGTTCGATGAAAATTACTCAAGAAGTGAGAAATTATGCTGAGAAAAACGGATTAGATACATTAAAAGCCATTGAGGAAGGAATGAAAGAGAAATCCAAGGAATTCAAGGATAAAGGGAGTGAGGTATATCTGTAATCATTAAAAATCAAAATGTTCATCATTATTACCGCTGAAAGGGCAAAAGCCAATGAGATAGAATTGATACGAAAAATGGCAAGATTCCCAATCAGCATCCATGTTCGCAAACCTTTCTTTGGAGAAAAAGATTTGATGAAGTGGCTGAGCCAATTTGATGAAAATCAACATCAAAAAATGATGTTGCATACCGGGCATAAATTGATAGAACAATTTAATCTAAAAGGATTACATTTTAAAGAAAATCATCTAAAAGATGAAAATTTAAATCATTTAGTAGAGAAATATCATGCGAGGGGTAAAAAACTTTCAGCTTCATTTCATTCACAAAATGAGGCTGAAAGTCAAACCCAATTTGATTATGTTTTGCTGAGTCCTGTTTTTGATTCTGTGTCAAAAAAAAATTATAAAGGCAAAATATTTCAGCTGAACAACCCTCGCAAACCAATAATTGCTCTTGGTGGAATTACTCAGAAAAATATAGAAAAAGCAAAAATAAACGGGTTTTCAGGAGTGGCTGTTTTGGGAAGCATTTGGCAATGCTCTAGCCCTTTGGTGGCTTTTAAAAATATGTTTAATCAGTATGAAAAAAAATTTCTTGAAAAATAAATATAACTTTCTCAAAATTTGGATACTAAATTATTAATTTATGGTTTATTACATCAGCCAAGGGAAAACACCAAATGATCACCTGCAAAATATTAAAAAAATGGTAGATGCTGGGGTAAACTGGGTGCAACTTCGCATTAAAGGAAGCTCAGCAAATGAAATTTTAGATATTGCCCAAAAAGCAAAAGAATATTGCCATGAAAATCAGGTCGTATTTATCATAAATGATGATATTCAAATAGCTAAATTATTAAACTCCGATGGGGTTCACTTAGGAAGAGAAGATGAAAGTCCTCAAACAGCCAAAGAACTTTTAGGGAATAAAAAAATCATTGGAGGAACAGCTAATACATGGGATGATTGCCAAAAACTTATCCAAATGCGAGTGGATTATATTGGTTTAGGTCCTTTTCGGTTTACCTTAACCAAAGAGAAGCTCAGCCCAATACTCGGGATAGAGGGTTTTCGAGCAATTATGAATAAAATGAAAGGAAGTAAAATTGATATTCCTGTTATAGCCATAGGAGGTATTCGTTTAGAAGACATAGAAGAGCTTATTGAAATTGGTATAAGCGGCGTAGCACTGTCAGGTTTTTTGCATAAGCAAGAAAATATAGCCACGACCATTTCTCAGCTTCAATCATATTTTAAAATTTAATGTATGAATAAAAAATTAGTTATCGCCAACCGCACATTCAATTCTCGGTTATTCACAGGAACAGGTAAATTTTCTTCCTCTAAACTGATGGAACAAGCGATTTTAGCCAGTGAGAGTGAATTGGTTACCGTTGCGCTCAAAAGAGTGGATGCCAATAACGAAGAAGATGCTATTTTGCAAGGACTTCAGTTTAAGCATATTCACTTATTGCCCAATACTTCAGGCGTGAGAGATGCTAGAGAAGCTGTTTTTTCGGCAGAAATGGCAAGAGAAGCTTTAGAAACCAATTGGGTGAAAGTAGAAATTCACCCCGACCCTAAATATTTATTACCCGATGCTATTGAAACCCTAAAAGCATGCGAGGAGCTGGTGAAAAAAGGATTTGTGGTTATGCCTTATATTCATGCAGACCCCGTTTTGTGCAAACGATTGGAAGAAGTTGGCTGCCAATGCGTAATGCCATTGGGAGCCCCTATAGGAACAAATAAAGGCTTAAAAACCATGGATTTTTTAGAAATCATTATAGAGCAAAGTAATGTGCCCGTAATTGTAGATGCTGGGATAGGAGCCCCTTCACATGCCGCCCATGCCATGGAATTGGGTGCTGACGCAGTGCTGGTGAATACAGCTATTGCTACTTCTGAGAATCCTGTGGAAATGGCACAAGCATTTAAATTAGCCGTAGAGGCAGGGAGAATGGCGTATGAGGCGAAATTAGGGAAAATCAGTAATCAAGCAACAGCTAGTAGCCCGCTAACTAAATTTTTATACGATTAAAAAGCCTCAAAAATGAGTGGTTTTAAAGATATATTAGCACAGTATAATTGGGAGGAAACACTACAAAGTATTCATCAAAAAACAGAACAAGATGTACGCCAAGCACTGGCAAACCCGAGACGAGATTTAGAGGATTTTAAAGCACTGATTTCGCCTTCGGCACAGCCTTATTTGGAACAAATGGCACAAGAAAGCCACCAGAAAACACGCAAACGATTTGGTAGCACTATGCAAATGTATGCCCCTATGTATTTGAGCAATGAATGCCATAATATTTGTACTTATTGTGGTTTTAGCTTTACGAATAAAATACCCCGCAAGACACTGACTGATGAAGAAATTTTGAGAGAGTCTACATTTATTAGGAATAAAGGCTATGAACATATTTTGCTGGTGACAGGAGAAGCCAATCAAACCGTAGGGGTAGATTTCATTAGCAATGCCATTCAGTTATTACGCCCTTATTTTGCAAATATATCGATGGAGGTTCAGCCACTGAATCAAATCGAATATGAACGTTTGAAACAAGCTGGTTTATATGCCACTTTAGTTTATCAAGAGACATATCACAAAGCTACTTACCAGAAACATCACCCCAAAGGCAAAAAATCAAACTTTGATTTTCGTTTAGATACTCCCGACCGAATTGGTCGTGCAAAATTGCACAAAATAGGCATTGGTGTATTACTTGGGTTAGAAGATTGGCGTACCGATAGTTTTTTTACAGCTTTGCATCTAAAGTATTTACAAAAAACCTATTGGAAAACCAAATTTTCCATTTCCTTTCCACGTTTACGTCCGTTTAGTGGTGGATTAGAACCAAAAGTTACTATGACAGATGCTGAATTGGTACAGCTAATTTGTGCCTATCGTTTGATGGACGAAGATGTAGAGCTTTCAATTTCCACACGAGAAAGTCCTCGCTTTAGGAATCATATTGTTCATTTAGGTATTACGTCGATGAGTGCCGAATCCAAAACCAATCCAGGTGGCTATACCGTGGAACCTCAATCATTAGAACAATTTGAAATTTCTGACGATCGATCTACTGAAGAGATATATAAAATGCTGAAAAAAAATAAAATACAACCTGTTTGGAAAGACTGGGAAAAAGCATGGTAATAAAATTAAGTAAAGAAGAGGAGCAACAATATGCACGCCATTTGTTGTTGGACGAAATAGGTGTAGAAAAACAAGAATTATTGAAAAAATCATCTGTTTTAGTCATTGGTGCTGGTGGTTTGGGAAGTGCTGTCTTGCAATACTTAGTTGCCGCAGGCGTAGGGAAAATAGGAATAATAGACCCAGATGTAGTAAGCATCAGTAATTTGCAACGGCAAGTATTATTTACCCATAAAGACGTAGGGAAACCTAAGGCAGAGGTAGCAAAGAGGCGTCTAGAGCGGCTAAATCCATTTATAGAAATCACAAGCTATACGCAAACATTAAATCCTGAAAATGCATTTTATCTCATAGAAAAGTATGACGTAATTGTGGAAGGTAGTGATAATTTCACCACAAAGTATTTAACAAATGATGCTTGTGTATTGGCAAAGAAACCTTTTGTCTTAGGTTCAATTTTTAAGTTTGAGGGGCAACTATCTGTCTATAATTATAAAGGAAGTGCCACCTATCGCTGTCTTTTTTCTGAACCAATGAGCACCATAGATATGCCAAATTGTAGTGAAGTGGGAGTGTTGGGGGTACTGCCTGGTGTGGTTGGAACGTTAATGGCAAACGAAACCATAAAAATAGTAACAGAAATAGGCGAAGTTTTAGTAAATAAATTATTAAAAATTGATTTACTTACTTTAGAAATGAACATTTTTAAATTTGAAAAAGACCCCGAAATTCAAATTGAAAAATTAGAAACTCTTACAATGCACTGTTCAAGCCAAAATGAAGAAATAGATTTAGAAACATATCAAAAAGAAAAAGAGCGTTATAATCTATTAGATATCCGCACACTTGAAGAACGTTTAGCATTTAATTTAGGCGGAATTCATATTCCTCTACAGGAACTATCTCATCGCTGGCAAGAGTTACCTAAAGAGAAACCCATAATCGTGTATTGTGCCAAAGGAATCAGAAGTGCCAAAGCCGTTGAATTTTTAAAACAACAAAATTCAGCTATGAAATTTCTAAATTTAAAAGATGGAATTAATGGGATAAAAAAACAGAGTTAAATTTCTTTAAAAAAATGATGCAGTGCACCATTACCCTTTCCCCATGAAATTTTTTTAGCATGAAAAATGGCTTTATACACATAATCCTGAGAGAGAGCAATTGCCTCCAAAGATGTTTTACCCAAAGCCAAATAAGTAGCTATGGCAGAAGAAAGCGTACAACCTGTTCCATGGGTATTTTGGGAATGAATTTTTTTAGTATCAAATCGGTGAACACTTTTTTCAATATCAAAAAAAAGCGAGGTAAGTTGTTCCCCTTTCAAATGCCCACCCTTTAGCAGTACAGATTGTATTCCCATTTCAAGAAGCAATTTCCCAGCCTTTTCCATATCTTCTATCGATTGAATGCTTTGATGAGTCAGTAAAGAAGCCTCATCGAGATTAGGGGTGAAAATAGATATTCTCGGGAAGAGTTTTTTCATATGTAATATATGAGTTTGGTCACTGAATAATTTTTTCCCGCTCGAAGCCACCATTACTGGGTCAAAAACAACTGGTATTTCAGGGAAATCTTTCAGAAAATCAACAATGATTTCAATAAGTTCAGGCTTGTGAACCATTCCGATTTTTATAGCACAAGGCAAAATATCCTCTGCTATGGTTTCAAGTTGCGCTCGCACCACGCCTGGCGGAATGGCTAATATGGACTTTACACCCATTGTGTTTTGCACAGGTAAAGCTGTGAGAACAGTGGTGGCATATCCCCCTAAAGCCGAAATCGTTTTAATATCAGCTTGGATGCCCGCTCCACCAATTCCATCAAAACCAGCAATAGAAAGTACGGATGGAAACTTTTTTTCTTGCATTATATTTTTTTAGAACATAGCTTATAATTTTGGCTCAAAGATGTGAGAAGTAAAGTTAAGATATTTTTATAAAAAGAAGAAATCAAGTCTTCCCATCTAATTTTGCTAAAGAGTGAAAAGAGAGAGAGAAATGCCCCGCAGTGCATTATTATCATACGAGGTTTATTTTTAGCCTTTTAATATTTCTATCAAATACAAATACATCAAGCTATTGAATTTTTTAAGCCTTAAAAAATTTTAGCTGAAATTCTCGTTTTAAAAAACGCTCTTTCTTCTTAATCCGTAAATTGACTGAAAGAGTATTACGTTTATATTCATTTTTACAGTTACTTAAATTTTTAGCCTTTAATTTAAAAATTTACTAATATAAATCAAAAATAAGCTAAATAAATCAAAAAAATATTCTGGCATTGAGCGAGAGACGCATAGAATTCAAGAAAGCGACTGATGAGGTTGGCAACTGTAGATTAAAAAAACACCACTTTTGGGCAGAAGTCAATGAGCTAAATCTTTTGATTTCAAATAATCTTGATGCAGTAATTCTACAAATCGGCTATAGCTTTTTACTCCTTCCGTTTGATTATTTGATTTCAAAAAATAGTGATTGAGCTCTGTAAAAACTTCATCAGCGATGCCTTTGTATTTTTCATGAAAACGAATTCTTTCAGCTCGGTCAACTTGCATTTTTGGTGGAAATTCATTGATGATGTTTCTCACAAAAATAGAATCTTCAGCATAAATTTCTCTCAAAATATAGTTCATTGCCGCATATTCCGCTGAATATCTGCTTGGTATATCTCCTTTAGAAGCATTTGTATACCCGATGTAATTTGCCTCATACTCTCTTGCCCAGCCTTTTTGATGTGCTAGCTCATGAGCATTGGTAAACGGAATTTGAAGCAAAGGAATCTTGCCTACGCGCTGCGCTTCTCCACTAAACGGATTGAAATAACCCGTCACACCAAAATAACGCATGAGCGGAGAAAAAAGTGAAACTTTAACCGAAGAATCAGGCATGAAGTCTAAGTTTTGTTCAGAATATCTCTTTGCTCTCTCAAAATGCTGCAATGCCATACTCTTCAAATCATCCAAAGGAATTTCTGTTCTAGCTGAGCGAATGATGGGTTTTTTATAGTAATTAAAACCCCATACCCAATGGAAAATAACCCAAAAACTCATCAAAAAAAATAATATCTGACTAAAAATTTTTAAAGCCTTTAAAAATTCTTTTTGAATTATTTCTTTCAAGCCTTTAGAAATTTTATAAATGAGAAATACAATAAGAAAAAGATACAAAACATCACCCAACGAAAAGCTTAAAAAATCAAAAAAGCCAGAATAATTTGAATGAATTTTATGATAAATTTTCGGGTAAATTTCTTGTGTAAAATATTGATTTTTAGTCAATTGATTCGTTATGGCGACTAAAATCAATAGAGCTACCCCTGTGGTAAGAGATAAGAAATTAAATTTTAAATTATTACGTTTCAAATTTATTCGGTAAGTTTAGGATGCTAAATTTAATAAAACTTATAAAATGTCTATTCATAAAAAAAATAAACGAGTGACTGCCGAAACGCTTCGCACCATGAAACACGAGAACGAAAAAATTTCAATGTTGACCGCTTATGATTACACATTAGCGAAAATGGTGGATGCCTCAGGGGTTGACGCTATATTGGTTGGCGACTCGGCATCGAATGTGATGGCAGGGCACGAAACGACTCTGCCCATCACGCTAGAGCAAATGATTTACCATGCGCAGAGTGTTGTGAGGGCTTCTGAAAGAGCCTTAGTTGTTGTCGATCTACCATTTGGAACTTACCAGTCAGATTCACAAAAGGCTTTAGACTCGGCAGTACGCATTATGAAAGAAAGTGGTGCCCATGCCGTTAAGTTAGAAGGCGGGAAAAACATTAAAAAAAGCATCAAAAAAATTATAAATGCGGGGATTCCCGTGATGGGGCATTTGGGTTTGACCCCCCAAAGTATTTACCAATTTGGAACTTATAAGGTGCGTGCAAAAGAAGAAGAAGAAGCTCAAACTTTGCTAGAAGAAGCTCAGCTTTTAGATGATTTGGGCTGTTTTGCCTTAGTTTTAGAAAAAATTCCAGCAGCTTTGGCAAAGCAAGTGACTCAAAAGATTTCGATTCCTACCATTGGTATCGGCGCAGGAGCTGAATGCGACGGGCAAGTCTTGGTTTTACAAGATATGCTAGGGATGACACATGAATTTAAGCCACGCTTTTTACGCCAATATTTGAATCTTTATGACGAAATAACAGGAGCTCTAACACAATATGTAAAAGATGTGAAAGATGGCGGTTTCCCGAATAAAAATGAACAATATTAATTTTTTTTAAGCCTTAAAAAAAATAAAAGAAAATAGATAGAACATTCATGTGGAAACCTGAAATTTTGTGGGAAGATAATCATCTCATGATAGTGAATAAAGCTTGTGGAGATTTGGTGCAGGGAGATAAAACTGGAGACGAAAGCTTGTTGGATAAAATCAAAGCCTTTATCAAAATTCGAGATAATAAATCTGGGAATGTCTATTTAGGTTTGGTGCATAGATTAGACCGCCCAACCAGCGGAGTAGTCATTTTTGCGAAGACGAGTAAAGCCTTGAGTAGAATGAACCAAATGTTTAAAAATCGAGAAGTTGATAAAATTTATTGGGCGATAACAGAGCCTGCTAATCCCAATATTCCTGAAAAAGCTACACTAGAACATTACTTGAAAAAAAATAGTAAAAAGAATTTTGTTTCAGTTTTTCATCAACCGACCAAAGATGCAAAAAAAGCCATTTTGCACTATGAGCTCAAGCAGAAATTAAATCACTTTTGGTGGTACGAAATTAGACTAGAAACTGGGCGTTCTCACCAAATCAGAGCTCAGCTAGCAAGCATTGGAGCCAGCATCAAAGGGGATTTGAAGTATGGAGCTTCAAGATCTAATAGAGATGGAGGAATTCATTTACACGCGAGAAGTGCAGCGTTTATTCACCCCGTGAGCAAAGAAAAAATTTTGGTCGAAGCGCCACCACCAGAGGAGACGCTCTGGCAAGCGATTTTGTGAATTATTATTAAATTTTTATAGGCTAAAAAAATCCTATTCAAAATTTTGAATAGGATTTTTTACACAAATAGATAAATCTCTTTTAAGCTTCTTTGATTCTTGCTTTTTTACCTCTTAGTTTTCTAAAGTAGAAAATTCTTGCTCTTCTTACTTTACCTCGCTTATTCACTTCAATTTTTTGGATGCTTGGCATATTGATTGGAATAATTCTTTCTACCCCCACTTCGCCACTCATCTTACGAATTGTAAAGGTTTCTGTAGCGCCAGAACCTCTTCTTTGTAAAACGACTCCACGGAAAAACTGAACACGGGTTTTTCCACCTTCAGAAATTTCTTGATATACAGTGATTGTATCACCGGCAGAAAATTCAGGTAAATCTTTTTTTGCTACGTATTTGTCTTCTACGTATTTTACTAATTGATCCATCGTTAAGATTTTAATTTTTTAGACTAAATAACGTCCACGTACTTCGCCAGCGGTTATTTAATCGGACGGCAAAATTAAAATAAATTTATTGTTCTTGCAAGATTTTATTTAAAATAAATTTGGCTTTTATGGTGTTTTTGAACTTTATTTATATTTATAGTCGAACTATAATCAAGGCTATACTCGCAAGCCTTGCAAAATTAATCTAAAAAATTTCTAAGGCTTTAAAAAAATATATTTTCTTGCCACCAGTATTGGTATCCACCCACGGATTTTCTTTGTCCAATTTTTTTTAACATTTCATAAGGCAAATGCGCTTTGGAATTCTTCTAGTATCTGAAAAATTAAATTCAGCCATATCAATTTAATTTTCGATTGCTTAATTTAAATCTATCTTTGCATTATGGCAAAAAATAAAGCTTGGATTATTGAAGACGTCCACCTTTTGACGGCAGGAGCTAAAGGTGCTGCAATTGCAAAACCCGAAGGGCAAAAAACCATCATGGTGCGCAATGGCGTTCCTGGAGATGTGGTGGATGTACGAATTGTGAAAAAGAAAAAACGATTTCTGGAAGGGAAAGTGGTTACTATTAAAAAAGCTTCTGCTGACCGAATTGAGCCAAATTGTCAACATTTCGGAATTTGCGGTGGCTGCAAATGGCAAAATATGACATATGAGAAGCAACTTTTCTACAAAGAGCAAGAAGTCCGTGACCATTTGGAGCGTATCGCTAAAATACAACCAGAGGAATTTTCACCGATTTTGGGCTCTGAACAGCAATTCTGGTATCGTAATAAAATGGAATTTTCATTTAGCAATCAGCGTTGGGTGACTGAGGAAGAAATCAAAGAAAAGGGTGAAATTGAGAACCGTAACGCTTTGGGATTCCATATCCCAGGGATGTGGAGCAAAATTTTGGATATAGAAAAATGTTGGCTACAGGAAGAGCCTTCTAATCAAATTCGTAGAAGCCTGAAAGAATTTGCTGATGAGCAAGGATTAGCTTTTTTTGACCCCACGGAACAAAGCGGCTTACTGCGAACGTTGATGATAAGGATGACGACAACGGGGGAAATCATGGTGTTGGTTCAATTCTTTGAAAATCAACCAGAAAATATTCAAAAAGTTTTAGGTTTTTTGAATCAAAAATTTCCTGAAATTACTTCTCTGCTATACGCTATCAACCCGAAAGGCAATGATTCCATCTATGATTTGGAAATATTAAACTTTAAAGGTCAAAATTTCATTACAGAAGAAATGGAGGGTTTGAAATTCAAAATCGGCCCCAAAAGTTTTTACCAAACCAATCCTCAGCAAGCTTTGCATTTGTATCAGATTACACGAGATTTTGCTGACCTAGATGGATCTGAGATCGTATATGATTTGTACACCGGCACGGGAACTATTGCTCAATTTATTGCTCAAAAAGCAAAAAAAGTTATTGGAGTAGAGTCTGTGCCAGAAGCTATTGTCGCAGCTAGAGAAAATGCGGCGTTTAATCAAATTGATAATTGTACGTTTTACGTCGGTGATATGAAAACTGTTTTTACCGATGCCTTTGTGCAAGAAAATGGATATCCTGATGTGATTGTGACCGACCCGCCGCGCGATGGTATGCACCCCAAAGTTGTGGAAAATCTTCTGAATATTGCTCCAGAAAAAATCGTCTACGTAAGTTGTAATACTGCAACACAAGCGCGAGATTTGGAGAAATTAAAAGAGAAATATACCCTAAAAAAAGTTCAACCAGTCGATATGTTTCCGCAGACATATCATGTAGAGAATGTTGCCTTATTAACTTTAAAAAAATGAGAGTATTAATCCTATTTTTTATCAGCCTTCTATTTTTTTCTTGCGAAGAAGAAGACATTTGCCTAGAGGGTTCAACGCCGAGACTGGTTATAGAAACGGTGAACACCAGCCAAGCTTCTATCTCGATTGATTCTGTTCAAATTTTTAGAAATCAAGGCAATCAAGATTCTATGATTTATAAAGGCACGTTGAGTCAGCAGTATAAAATTCCTCTGTTACTGAAAGAAGCACCCTTTACTAAATTTACCTTTAAAATTTATCAAAAAAATCAAATCATTCAAGATGAATTCATCGTAGGCTACAATTATAAATTAAATTACGTTTCCAAAGCCTGTGGATATCGCGTTTTGTATGATTCCTTAAATGTTAAATTCAAGCCAAACTTCTTTAAAAAAGTTGAAGTTTTAAAACCTGTTTTAGACCATGAAGCAGCTCCTCATCTCCGCTTTTCTCATTAGTCTTCTTAGCCCGATGTTGGCACAAGAAATTAAGAGCCCCAAGCCGATTCCGCATCAGATTTTTATCGGAATAGATTTGCTCAATCCTGCCATTCAATTTTTGAGTGATAAAAAAGGCTATGAAGCCTCAGTTTCAGTCCCAGTTTATAAAAAATGGCAAGCTATAGCAGAGGGCGGCTACGAAGAAAATAAATATGAACAAAACAGCTGGAATATTGATTTAAGTGGTTTTTTTGCACGAGTGGGCTTTGACTGGTATGTGGATTCCGACCACAAAAACTTAAACAACGGCTACTACCTTGGCGCACGTATAGGCTACAGTCCGTATCAACTAAAAATCAACGAATTACCCATTAAAAATCAAGGAGGCGAGGTCTTTTCTATGCCACTAGGCGAGGTTTCTTCACACGCGCTTTGGGTAGCGCCCGTGGTAGGTGCAAGAGTAAATTTGGGCGATACGCGTTTTTATGTCAATTCAAATGTGCAACTCAATATACTGGCAATGGATTTGAATGAAAAGGATTTTGATGCATTTGCCATCCCAGGGTTTGGGAAGAGTAATAATGGGCTGAATTTGAGGGTTCTATGGAGTTTTGGGTTTGTTCTTTAATATTTTTTTAAGGCTTAAAAAAAATTTGATGAAAATAATTGGAATCACAGGAGGCATCGGCTCGGGGAAGACAAGGGTTTCTAAATTCATTACCGAAGTGGGCTATCCAGTTTATTTTGCAGATGACCGTGCGAGGGAAATCATGAACGAATCAGAAAAAATTAAGGCTTATTTAATTAAAGAATACGGCAAGGGAATTTATATAAAAAATCAATTAAATCGATCTCTCTTGGCTTCTATTGTTTTTAAAAAAAATAAAGCCTTAGAAAATTTAAACAAAATTGTGCACCCAGAGATTTTCCTTGATTTTGAGCGGTGGAAAACACAGCAGACACAGGAATTTGTATTTAAAGAAGCTGCAATTTTATTTGAATCAGGTTCTTACCGTTTTTCTGACTTTAATGTGACGGTAGAAGCAGATGAAGAGTTAAGAATTGAGCGGGTGATGCGGCGAAATCACTTTACCCGAGCACAAGTCTTGGAACGTATGGCAAATCAATGGAGTAGCCAACAAAGGCAAGAAAAAGCGGATTATATTTTGTGGAACAATGGGAGTTTAGTAGATTTAGAAAAAGTGACGGGTGAATTTTTGCTTTTTTTGAGTAAAAAATGGAATTAAAAATATGAAAAAAAGAATTTTCAAAATATTAATCGTTTTAATGACAGTTTCTATTCTTGGGCTGGGAATTGTGCAGATGTACTGGCTAAACCAAGCTTTTGAAGCTAAAGAAAATGAGTTTAATAGCCGACTGTATAAGGCGCTGGAGGAGAC includes:
- a CDS encoding DUF6048 family protein translates to MKQLLISAFLISLLSPMLAQEIKSPKPIPHQIFIGIDLLNPAIQFLSDKKGYEASVSVPVYKKWQAIAEGGYEENKYEQNSWNIDLSGFFARVGFDWYVDSDHKNLNNGYYLGARIGYSPYQLKINELPIKNQGGEVFSMPLGEVSSHALWVAPVVGARVNLGDTRFYVNSNVQLNILAMDLNEKDFDAFAIPGFGKSNNGLNLRVLWSFGFVL
- a CDS encoding DUF6452 family protein is translated as MRVLILFFISLLFFSCEEEDICLEGSTPRLVIETVNTSQASISIDSVQIFRNQGNQDSMIYKGTLSQQYKIPLLLKEAPFTKFTFKIYQKNQIIQDEFIVGYNYKLNYVSKACGYRVLYDSLNVKFKPNFFKKVEVLKPVLDHEAAPHLRFSH
- the coaE gene encoding dephospho-CoA kinase (Dephospho-CoA kinase (CoaE) performs the final step in coenzyme A biosynthesis.), whose translation is MKIIGITGGIGSGKTRVSKFITEVGYPVYFADDRAREIMNESEKIKAYLIKEYGKGIYIKNQLNRSLLASIVFKKNKALENLNKIVHPEIFLDFERWKTQQTQEFVFKEAAILFESGSYRFSDFNVTVEADEELRIERVMRRNHFTRAQVLERMANQWSSQQRQEKADYILWNNGSLVDLEKVTGEFLLFLSKKWN
- the rlmD gene encoding 23S rRNA (uracil(1939)-C(5))-methyltransferase RlmD, with translation MAKNKAWIIEDVHLLTAGAKGAAIAKPEGQKTIMVRNGVPGDVVDVRIVKKKKRFLEGKVVTIKKASADRIEPNCQHFGICGGCKWQNMTYEKQLFYKEQEVRDHLERIAKIQPEEFSPILGSEQQFWYRNKMEFSFSNQRWVTEEEIKEKGEIENRNALGFHIPGMWSKILDIEKCWLQEEPSNQIRRSLKEFADEQGLAFFDPTEQSGLLRTLMIRMTTTGEIMVLVQFFENQPENIQKVLGFLNQKFPEITSLLYAINPKGNDSIYDLEILNFKGQNFITEEMEGLKFKIGPKSFYQTNPQQALHLYQITRDFADLDGSEIVYDLYTGTGTIAQFIAQKAKKVIGVESVPEAIVAARENAAFNQIDNCTFYVGDMKTVFTDAFVQENGYPDVIVTDPPRDGMHPKVVENLLNIAPEKIVYVSCNTATQARDLEKLKEKYTLKKVQPVDMFPQTYHVENVALLTLKK